A section of the Fusarium falciforme chromosome 8, complete sequence genome encodes:
- a CDS encoding HET domain-containing protein gives MTVGVPHAQASSPVEACKSSSLRTATLTAHAKRPRLQPKRAARYDPLATLIPRRPVQRDVQSAAVFAAARKLIHACLRPDKPSEGHQLCRYSRDTILPTRVLYVGNSRDPDSPVRLQVNEVETPGEYLALSYCWGKPSPEPAFQPLLLRRNSLHDLTSQILPRSLQQSIRDAICVTRKLGYKYLWVDALCIIQDDKKDKDQEISRMATIYKNAVITLAAGTAESASEGFLGNPASKPEAYLPEYKFQIPMEHEGQMGNVYLSAGPYAPDHPLDKRGWTLQEFMLSSRMLIFSDYQLLWQCKEAELRSVTGDNRGLEYQQPLESLPWTIFDEEEEGRFGTSGSEKLYMWKTIIRQYTERNLSDPNDRLRAVSGVTTELEKLWRDSNIWGLWRQWFIPLLAWYKEKADRVDERNLSLAPSWSWASLGGVVRYQNPVDVTIDVEDAEIKTLTAASVVLSCRTLNADDAANVSVSERPDLARKAWSEEVGDNDLFYLLLGTAKGEDHGGEGLGIGLLVIQVPSGHYRRIGLVVFPDMSIWKSRKVKRRTVEFEPKQ, from the exons ATGACAGTCGGTGTGCCGCATGCACAGGCCTCTTCTCCAGTCGAGGCCTGCAAGAGCTCCAGTCTGAGGACGGCTACGCTCACCGCACACGCCAAGAGGCCGAGGCTTCAGCCAAAGAGGGCTGCGCGTT ATGATCCTCTCGCCACGCTCATTCCGCGACGACCAGTACAACGAGACGTTCAGAGCGCTGCTGTCTTTGCCGCTGCCCGGAAGCTCATCCACGCCTGTCTCAGGCCGGACAAACCCAGCGAGGGCCATCAACTATGCCGTTACTCTAGAGACACCATCCTTCCCACTCGAGTCTTGTATGTCGGGAATTCCCGTGATCCCGACTCTCCTGTGCGGCTGCAGGTCAACGAGGTTGAGACCCCTGGCGAATACTTGGCCCTGAGCTACTGCTGGGGGAAGCCAAGTCCGGAACCAGCATTTCAACCGCTCTTGTTACGGAGAAATAGTTTGCATGATCTGACATCCCAGATCCTGCCCAGAAGTTTGCAACAGTCTATCCGCGACGCTATCTGTGTCACCCGGAAGCTTGGCTACAAATACCTCTGGGTCGACGCCTTGTGCATCATTCAagacgacaagaaggacaaagATCAAGAGATTTCTAGGATGGCTACCATCTACAAGAATGCCGTTATCACGTTGGCGGCCGGCACCGCGGAAAGCGCATCTGAAGGCTTTTTAGGCAACCCGGCCTCAAAACCCGAGGCTTATCTGCCTGAGTACAAGTTCCAGATCCCCATGGAGCATGAAGGTCAGATGGGCAATGTGTACCTCTCAGCTGGGCCCTACGCACCTGATCACCCACTGGACAAGCGTGGTTGGACCCTCCAAGAATTCATGCTGTCTTCTCGCATGCTCATCTTCTCCGACTACCAACTCCTGTGGCAGTGCAAGGAAGCCGAGCTACGGAGTGTGACGGGTGACAACCGCGGGTTGGAGTATCAACAACCGCTGGAATCTCTGCCTTGGACAATCttcgatgaagaagaggagggccGGTTTGGAACATCCGGCAGTGAGAAGCTGTACATGTGGAAGACCATCATCCGCCAGTACACCGAAAGGAACTTATCAGACCCAAATGATAGGCTACGGGCCGTTTCAGGGGTAACCACAGAGTTGGAAAAGCTCTGGCGAGACTCCAACATCTGGGGTTTATGGCGACAGTGGTTCATTCCCTTGTTGGCATGGTACAAGGAAAAGGCTGACAGGGTCGATGAAAGAAATCTCAGCCTAGCTCCAAGCTGGTCTTGGGCCTCTCTCGGCGGCGTAGTTCGTTACCAAAATCCGGTAGACGTTACTATAGACGTTGAAGATGCCGAGATAAAGACACTGACAGCCGCAAGCGTGGTACTATCCTGCAGGACTCTCAACGCTGACGATGCCGCCAACGTGTCCGTTTCGGAGCGGCCAGATCTTGCGCGCAAGGCTTGGAGTGAGGAAGTAGGAGATAATGaccttttttatcttttgcTAGGTACCGCGAAAGGTGAAGATCATGGCGGCGAAGGATTAGGAATAGGACTCCTTGTGATCCAAGTCCCCAGCGGTCATTACCGACGAATTGGACTGGTGGTGTTTCCCGACATGTCAATCTGGAAGAGCAGAAAGGTCAAACGGCGAACTGTTGAGTTTGAACCAAAGCAATGA
- a CDS encoding Tyrosinase-Cu-bd domain-containing protein: protein MPPQLYWRKFTRDGTADQNTLADEKFIAENFTDFFGKWLQDEENSKVITCHDLVMKFWDVQNEDGDPAYEVNTFAVADAGWFSRKKHPDWKWLRPFIRFLTVVKPSDSDYFDAGPDEWSLAIRDTFEEDTPAEYQAWNYFGHSQDAFGDSSYLGPFNGHVNGACIMKELHAPWIHWLGVETGSFKDALSADDIKEFQDLRWITQEGGDVLSAINTSPRVLEEAIKQGVNHWFDTRKSLDYLSSGKVKTNPSNIPRWVAHLFLTTTINIGCALSDGPTGKYILPANHLYDSELLSAVSTNLMPKLSPILFDESDYKKAVKNLQLCILMPARDEDVADVVLPWHALGGDKREDPELKDLRFMKLQENSEGLSPFNILHPSYEDAIGVQEMQSIKKLPNPDHTVPASFIGLFSAQTFNAIMMVDFWNPIYSWKRGILMQYVPLETTFDGKEYDLDARFVEKVRNSPNAKLEDTPEYEFLQLLETKLETHQKTIGAYFDAIQARIKSEPVAALEDYLTLAESRRRIYRPLPLDEFGPTMSFALKYPDVNVPMYLEMKPDATIREIPSRGQTFLTKWTSTLSGLDPQILPSAESEPTQAPVAIDALPRPSRLAAPCQATVSQGGPGPAPVTKGCPFMSAKSTAKTTSDRTSTKLELVTLTPKRSPTWTDDILPLIQTPHWVSGDPAATGNLWIEKMVEWGQWNLTSYEDVKEKAVGIYRHLRAKSMPITRDPQNYWPEDALETFRTWVNAGFPRDSSDSPSPDILILKPIDAPESFKIRRDIMTLSREELSTYQSKLDDILQVDALGSKWQELGQLHAYWCLHYQEATFLWHRAYLLYVEKLIGFPIPYWNGYTSEAADPKSEFAGIPPMFLEDKYIHPADGSERPNPLKFALSLNGRSKSGESEFVTRSATLTEGPSSPDWDRKIGLFKLYHEQIEQALKQSTYTTSETAEHFGVPWANITTFSEDQRDCLYPYRFDFDGLFEQVHDNFHGWVGPDMADNTYTAFDPIFLSYHANMDRLAGIFIDAHPESQFTSGFPLQPFINNGTDVSYDDPRRWRYTTIGDMAKDTRSLGYMYAAPERRDVFTPASAAERGIASPRASGGRAISLPAGIPNQAEAKHGNEVIKAATTAPVEKEPFVVFTRVGCTTSSYRIDVFTAGAQSLVPDVTTNPNFIGQVTRIGMGRGRQGKGPPNSGRCRKPAATRVLPAGKVKEQLLGESGVEIVVTNVETGEEVAEEEYAKMPGFTPKVVWLGKEGP from the exons ATGCCACCACAACTCTATTGGCGAAAGTTCACCCGTGACGGGACGGCTGACCAGAATACCCTGGCCGATGAAAAGTTTATCGCTGAGAATTTCACTGACTTCTTTGGGAAATGGCTGCAGGATGAAGAAAACTCCAAGGTCATTACCTGCCATGACCTGGTGATGAAGTTTTGGG ATGTACAGAATGAAGACGGGGATCCTGCGTACGAAGTCAACACCTTCGCAGTGGCGGATGCTGGCTGGTTCAGCCGGAAGAAGCATCCAGACTGGAAATGGCTCAGGCCCTTCATACGATTCTTAACAGTGGTAAAGCCCAGTGACAGTGATTATTTCGATGCCGGGCCTGATGAGTGGAGtctcgccatc AGGGACACTTTTGAAGAAGACACCCCGGCGGAATATCAGGCCTGGAACTACTTTGGCCACTCTCAAGACGCATTCGGCGACTCCTCTTACCTTGGACCCTTCAACGGACACGTGAATGGAGCGTGCATTATGAAGGAACTACATGC GCCTTGGATTCATTGGTTGGGGGTGGAAACGGGCAGTTTCAAAGACGCCCTCTCCGCAGACGATATCAAAGAGTTTCAAGATCTCCGCTGGATTACACAAGAAGGTGGAGATGTTCTCTCTGCAATCAACACCAGCCCACGCGTCCTGGAAGAGGCCATTAAACAAGGAGTCAACCACTGGTTTGACACTCGCAAGTCGCTTGACTACCTCTCAAGCGGTAAAGTCAAGACAAATCCTTCCAACATCCCGAGATGGGTTGCTCATCTGTTCCTCACTACGACCATCAACATTGGATGTGCTCTATCCGACGGGCCAACGGGGAAGTACATACTTCCTGCAAACCACCTCTATGACAGTGAGCTGTTGAGCGCCGTGTCTACAAACCTGATG CCAAAACTTTCACCAATATTGTTTGATGAAAGCGACTATAAGAAAGCTGTCAAGAATTTGCAATTATGCATTCTCATGCCTGCACGCGACGAGGATGTGGCTGATGTCGTCCTCCCTTGGCATGCTCTTGGGGGTGACAAAAGAGAGGACCCAGAGTTGAAGGATTTGCGCTTCATGAAGCTCCAAGAGAATAGTGAGGGACTCTCGCCATTCAATATCCTCCATCCATCGTACGAGGACGCCATTGGAGTCCAAGAGATGCAAAGCATCAAGAAGTTGCCCAACCCAGACCACACGGTCCCCGCATCCTTTATCGGTCTCTTTTCAGCTCAGACGTTCAACGCCATCATGATGGTTGACTTCTGGAACCCCATCTACTCTTGGAAGCGCGGTATCCTGATGCAATATGTTCCTCTCGAGACGACATTCGACGGAAAAGAGTACGACTTGGACGCTCGCTTCGTTGAAAAGGTCAGGAACTCTCCGAATGCCAAGCTCGAGGACACCCCCGAGTACGAGtttcttcagcttctcgaGACAAAACTTGAGACGCATCAGAAGACAATCGGTGCATACTTTGATGCTATTCAGGCTCGCATCAAGAGTGAACCCGTGGCGGCATTGGAGGATTACTTGACGTTGGCCGAATCCCGACGACGTATCTACCGACCCCTACCCCTGGACGAGTTTGGCCCCACGATGTCCTTTGCCCTCAAGTATCCTGATGTCAATGTGCCCATGTACTTGGAGATGAAACCGGATGCCACAATTCGGGAGATTCCATCACGCGGCCAGACATTCTTGACAAAGTGGACAAGCACCTTGTCTGGGCTTGATCCTCAGATACTTCCATCCGCAGAGTCTGAACCCACCCAGGCTCCTGTTGCCATCGATGCCTTGCCAAGACCCTCTCGGCTTGCTGCACCCTGCCAAGCAACCGTCTCTCAAGGAGGACCGGGCCCTGCCCCTGTGACCAAGGGTTGTCCATTCATGTCTGCCAAATCAACCGCCAAAACCACCAGCGATAGGACCTCTACAAAGCTTGAGCTCGTTACTCTTACACCAAAGAGAAGCCCAACTTGGACCGATGACATTCTACCTCTCATCCAAACCCCGCACTGGGTCTCCGGTGACCCTGCGGCTACGGGCAACCTTTGGATTGAGAAGATGGTGGAATGGGGTCAGTGGAACCTTACGAGTTACGAGGATGTCAAGGAGAAAGCTGTCGGTATCTACCGACACCTCCGGGCCAAGTCCATGCCAATCACCCGGGATCCTCAAAACTACTGGCCTGAGGATGCTTTGGAAACATTTCGAACATGGGTAAACGCAGGATTCCCACGAGATTCATCCGACTCTCCATCCCCCGACATTCTCATCCTGAAGCCGATAGACGCACCTGAGTCTTTCAAGATTAGGAGGGACATCATGACTCTCAGCAGGGAAGAGCTTTCAACTTACCAATCCAAGTTGGATGATATTCTTCAGGTTGATGCCCTCGGGTCCAAGTGGCAGGAGCTTGGACAGCTGC ATGCGTACTGGTGCCTGCACTACCAGGAGGCAACCTTCCTTTGGCACCGGGCCTATCTACTCTACGTGGAGAAGCTTATCGGCTTTCCAATTCCTTACTGGAATGGATACACTTCCGAAGCTGCTGATCCAAAGTCAGAGTTTGCAGGCATTCCTCCCATGTTCCTCGAAGACAAGTACATCCATCCAGCAGATGGAAGTGAACGACCGAACCCACTCAAGTTTGCGCTGTCTTTGAATGGTCGGTCGAAATCCGGTGAAAGCGAGTTTGTGACTCGCTCTGCCACGCTCACGGAAGGCCCATCGTCTCCGGACTGGGACCGGAAGATTGGGCTGTTCAAGCTATACCATGAGCAGATAGAGCAGGCTTTAAAGCAGTCGACCTATACCACCTCCGAAACGGCCGAGCACTTTGGAGTGCCTTGGGCAAACATTACCACTTTCTCAGAGGATCAACGGGATTGCCTTTACCCGTACCGCTTTGACTTTGACGGCTTGTTTGAGCAAGTCCACGACAATTTCCACGGCTGGGTTGGTCCAGATATG GCTGATAACACGTACACTGCGTTCGACCCCATCTTCCTGTCTTACCACGCCAACATGGACCGTCTTGCGGGCATCTTTATCGACGCTCACCCCGAGAGCCAGTTTACCTCTGGATTCCCACTCCAGCCTTTCATCAACAACGGCACTGATGTTAGCTACGATGATCCACGTCGATGGCGCTACACGACGATTGGCGACATGGCCAAAGACACGCGCAGCTTGGGATACATGTACGCTGCCCCTGAACGCCGGGATGTCTTTACGCCCGCATCGGCAGCGGAACGAGGCATTGCATCGCCACGTGCCAGCGGTGGTCGGGCTATTAGTCTACCAGCCGGCATTCCCAACCAAGCAGAGGCTAAACACGGCAACGAAGTCATCAAGGCTGCAACAACAGCTCCAGTGGAGAAGGAACCGTTTGTGGTTTTTACTAGAGTCGGCTGTACGACTTCGAGCTACCGGATTGATGTATTTACAGCCGGTGCACAGTCCTTGGTACCAGATGTCACGACGAATCCAAATTTCATTGGGCAGGTTACACGGATTGGCATGGGGCGAGGGAGACAAGGCAAGGGGCCGCCCAACTCTGGTCGGTGTCGCAAACCCGCTGCAACAAGAGTTCTTCCCGCGGGGAAAGTCAAGGAGCAGCTGTTGGGAGAATCTGGTGTCGAGATTGTGGTGACCAACGTAGAGACTGGAGAAGAggtggccgaggaggagtatGCTAAGATGCCTGGCTTTACTCCAAAGGTTGTTTGGCTCGGAAAGGAAGGACCTTAG
- a CDS encoding Carboxylic ester hydrolase produces the protein MFPPTPPYLSLALLLSAALVEADAEPCAPDTFTFPEILGTKHVLTTASKVEGYTGFPKVKPESSEIDSKGVNFCNVTVSYSHPGDQDLVHAHVWLPLSGYNNRLVGIGGGGWIGGEIGEDVMSALTYKGYATAATDAGYTHDPLSTAEAWLMPNPGNVNQTLLTNFANRAVHEVAIIGKHIAQGYYGKFPAFSYWSGCSTGGRQGITSALLYPDDFDGILTSCPGVEFPSLLLALYWPQLVMNQLGAYPDVCQFDALKAAAIEECDKLDGAKDGIISRDDLCKFDPSSVVGKEFESGGAKCNISKEAAEVLKAMFQGPHDGEGNSLFPGSTPGTTAGALAGTVCKDGKCEGAPFSVATDWIRLLVEKDPSFDPKTLTYEKYSRLFHASRRDYDGMFGANDPDFQWFRRGDKKMITWHSINDQAVTINAMRQFYDTVRALDKSRGVDTASYYRYFEVPGGEHCLTPADVGYPLHALDALRHWVEDGVAPKTLETTLLGQDEDGEKPPPLCQYPLARVKKAGKFTCVQRKHQA, from the exons ATGTTCCCCCCCACGCCCCCTTATCTCTCTTTAGCCCTTCTCTTGAGTGCTGCCCTAGTTGAAGCTGACGCAGAGCCATGTGCGCCAGACACCTTTACGTTTCCGGAAATCCTGGGCACAAAGCATGTCTTGACAACAGCATCAAAGGTGGAAGGCTACACTGGCTTTCCCAAGGTTAAACCAGAGTCATCAGAGATTGACAGCAAAGGCGTCAACTTTTGCAATGTCACTGTGTCGTACTCTCATCCGGGCGACCAAGACCTTGTCCACGCCCACGTGTGGCTACCCCTTTCTGGCTATAACAACCGACTAGTCGGGattggaggtggaggttggATTGGTGGAGAGATTGGCGAGGACGTCATGTCAGCCCTCACCTACAAGGGATACGCAACGGCGGCCACGGATGCTGGCTACACGCATGACCCCTTGTCGACTGCCGAAGCTTGGCTGATGCCAAACCCAGGCAACGTCAACCAGACCCTCCTCACCAACTTCGCAAACCGTGCCGTGCACGAGGTGGCTATAATCGGCAAGCATATCGCGCAGGGCTACTATGGAAAGTTCCCTGCCTTTTCATACTGGTCTGGGTGCTCCACCGGCGGCCGTCAGGGCATCACCAGCGCCCTATTGTACCCTGATGACTTTGACGGCATCTTGACCAGCTGCCCAGGCGTCGAGTTCCCATCACTCTTGCTGGCTTTGTACTGGCCGCAGCTCGTCATGAACCAGTTGGGAGCTTACCCAGATGTCTGTCAATTTGATGCTCTGAAGGCCGCCGCCATTGAGGAATGCGACAAGTTGGACGGAGCGAAGGATGGCATCATCTCTCGTGACGATCTCTGCAAGTTCGACCCAAGCAGCGTTGTCGGCAAAGAATTCGAATCCGGGGGAGCCAAGTGCAATATTTCCAAGGAAGCGGCCGAGGTCCTGAAGGCCATGTTCCAAGGACCCCATGATGGAGAGGGAAATAGTTTGTTTCCAGGATCGACGCCAGGCACCACGGCCGGAGCACTTGCAGGCACAGTTTGCAAAGACGGAAAATGCGAGGGCGCGCCATTCTCAGTGGCGACTGACTGGATCCGACTGCTTGTTGAGAAGGATCCTTCTTTCGACCCCAAGACGCTCACATACGAGAAGTACTCGCGGCTTTTTCACGCCAGCCGACGCGATTACGACGGCATGTTTGGGGCCAACGATCCAGACTTCCAGTGGTTCCGCCGAGGCGACAAGAAGATGATTACCTGGCATAGCATCAACGACCAAGCCGTCACCATCAACGCCATGAGGCAGTTCTACGATACTGTGAGGGCTCTGGACAAGAGTCGAGGCGTCGACACGGCGTCTTACTACCGATACTTTGAGGTTCCTGGAGGAGAGCACTGTCTGACGCCAGCAGACGTGGGATACCCCCTGCATGCTCTGGATGCCCTGCGACATTGGGTAGAGGATGGTGTTGCACCCAAGACCCTCGAAACGACCCTTCTAGGGCaagacgaggatggcgagaaaCCCCCACCTCTTTGTCAGTATCCACTTGCGAGGGTCAAGAAAGCCGGCAAGTTCACTTGCGTTCAACGGAAGCACCAG GCCTAG
- a CDS encoding Zn(2)-C6 fungal-type domain-containing protein: protein MARKGSRKVRTGCLTCKIRKVKCDEAKPFCQRCEKTGRKCDGYMQPWTPNLDDSQRRGDRYILPWTPDPADSRSLYQYGGTEVEVRALQFFCEVAGPSLSGPIEPSFWTKVVMQICCSQPAVKHSVIAISSFYEEVEAEVQSGKKPQHAVALKHYNTAIQELKKMDNQPLVLLVCLLFVCMELLQSNQGLAVQHCNHGLAILKQCISETWVTEHLAPMFRRLCAVPLFFGGDFANFPDLNVLKYPMPTEADFSSFSDAQGMIDDIFNRTVRLVRWGEEYCVGDLRHKEVNPRLLEEQERTEALLAQWQTLFDKWESKAAPSAVTDIQRSFLVMRHQTCQIWARMAFCPEESGYDKHVDNFKRIVEESARIETNHKRSLVFCFEMAFTPMLFSIVMKCRDLTTRLEALRLIKVHGVPKESLWESQIMHAIGRRLIEIEHGAILDDQGQLSPMPVACPGLPPEERRIHRLIAEPSESAQAGVYGGKIRGTRVKFFMRTLEGKVFHHLELLATDEAPASYRAASSQSPES, encoded by the exons ATGGCGCGAAAAGGCAGCCGCAAGGTCCGCACTGGATGCTTGACCTGCAA AATACGCAAGGTCAAGTGTGACGAGGCCAAGCCATTTTGTCAGCGGTGTGAAAAGACTGGCCGGAAGTGTGATGGATATATGCAGCCATGGACCCCTAATCTGGATGACTCTCAACGGAGGGGTGACAGGTACATACTGCCATGGACCCCTGATCCCGCCGACTCTCGATCCCTTTACCAATACGGCGGAACCGAGGTCGAAGTGAGAGCCCTGCAGTTTTTCTGTGAAGTCGCAGGGCCATCACTTTCCGGGCCTATTGAGCCCTCATTCTGGACCAAGGTTGTCATGCAGATCTGCTGTTCTCAACCGGCTGTTAAACATTCCGTTATTGCAATCAGCTCCTTTTACGAAGAAGTAGAAGCTGAGGTCCAGTCCGGAAAGAAACCACAACATGCCGTCGCGCTGAAGCACTACAACACGGCAATACAAGAGCTGAAAAAAATGGATAACCAACCCTTGGTATTGTTGGTCTGTCTTCTTTTCGTCTGTATGGAACTCCTCCAATCGAACCAGGGATTGGCTGTCCAACATTGCAACCACGGCCTTGCCATATTAAAGCAGTGCATATCCGAGACCTGGGTGACGGAACACCTGGCACCCATGTTCAGACGACTATGTGCAGTCCCACTGTTCTTTGGCGGGGACTTTGCCAACTTCCCAGACCTGAATGTTCTGAAATATCCAATGCCGACAGAAGCAGACTTCTCTAGCTTTTCAGACGCTCAAGGTATGATTGACGATATTTTCAACCGTACGGTGCGCCTCGTTCGATGGGGCGAGGAGTACTGCGTCGGCGATTTGAGGCATAAGGAAGTAAATCCTCGCCTCCtcgaagaacaagaaagaaCCGAGGCGCTTCTGGCTCAATGGCAGACCCTGTTTGACAAGTGGGAAAGCAAGGCGGCACCATCAGCCGTGACGGATATCCAGAGAAGTTTCCTCGTCATGCGACACCAGACTTGTCAGATCTGGGCTCGAATGGCCTTTTGTCCCGAGGAGTCGGGCTACGACAAACACGTGGACAACTTCAAACGTATAGTTGAAGAGTCTGCACGTATCGAAACGAATCACAAACGCTCGCTGGTATTTTGCTTCGAAATGGCCTTCACACCAATGCTCTTCTCCATCGTGATGAAGTGTCGGGATTTGACCACACGTTTAGAAGCCCTACGGTTGATCAAGGTTCATGGAGTGCCAAAGGAGAGCCTCTGGGAGAGCCAGATAATGCATGCCATTGGACGACGGCTAATCGAAATCGAGCATGGTGCGATATTGGATGACCAGGGACAACTATCACCAATGCCGGTTGCATGTCCTGGGCTGCCACCAGAAGAACGAAGGATCCATCGGCTCATAGCAGAGCCTTCGGAAAGTGCTCAAGCTGGGGTATATGGGGGAAAAATACGAGGGACGAGGGTCAAGTTCTTTATGCGGACGCTTGAAGGCAAGGTCTTTCACCATTTGGAGCTCCTTGCAACGGATGAAGCACCCGCATCTTATAGGGCCGCTAGCTCACAAAGTCCTGAATCGTGA
- a CDS encoding Amidase: protein MSWETIAKDKKRRIDESIPTEWRIKIPAYDGSMLNFPKDSGIMTLEELVITESSATELVNKMAAGELTSVAVTTAFCKRAALAQQLVNCAHEFFPEMALKRASELDEYFAKNKTTVGPLHGLPISLKDQLRIKGLETTMGYTAWVGKYDEEDSVLTSLLRKAGAVFYIKTSVPQSLMVCETINNIIGRTLNPRNKNWSCGGSSGGEGALVGFRGSLIGVGTDIGGSIRVPSAFNFLYGLRPSHGRLPYAKMANSMEGQETVHSVCGPLAHSVEDMRLFVTSVLAEQPWEFDSKVIPMPWRQAEEDAIKTKISSKGLTLGFYNCDGVVLPHPPILRGVQTVVDKLREEGHTVVPWEPYKHSYAVDLLNKIYASDGGTDVFETLKVSGEPDIPNFADLINPSLPKLDMNELWSANLKKWDYQREYLTAIRTLEEKLGKQLDAIIAPITPTATIRHDQFKYYGYASVINLLDFTSVVVPVTFADKAVDVKNESFSPLTDIDSTVQAEYDPEAYHGAPVGVQIIGRRLTEERTMAIAEEIGKLLGNETS from the exons ATGAGTTGGGAAACGAtagccaaggacaagaagcgcCGTATTGATGAGTCCATTCCAACGGAATGGCGCATTAAGATACCCGCGTACGATGGCTCGATGCTAAATTTCCCCAAAGACAGCGGCATCATGACCCTGGAAGAACTTGTAATTACCGAATCTTCCGCAACTGAACTGGTCAACAAGATGGCAGCGGGAGAGCTGACATCTGTCGCCGTCACGACTGCGTTCTGCAAGAGAGCTGCGCTCGCTCAACAATTG GTTAACTGCGCGCACGAGTTCTTCCCGGAGATGGCCCTCAAGAGAGCCAGCGAGCTAGATGAATACtttgccaagaacaagacgaCCGTGGGGCCTCTCCACGGGTTGCCCATCTCATTAAAGGACCAACTCAGAATCAAG GGCCTTGAAACCACCATGGGCTACACAGCTTGGGTGGGCAAGTATGATGAGGAAGATTCGGTTCTAACTAGCCTTCTACGCAAAGCTGGAGCCGTCTTCTACATCAAGACCAGTGTCCCTCAGAGTCTTATGGTATGCGAGACTATCAACAATATCATCGGGCGAACCTTGAATCCCCGGAACAAGAACTGGTCTTGTGGAGGCAGTTCCGGAGGAGAGGGCGCTTTGGTTGGTTTCCGTGGAAGTCTCATCGGCGTTGGCACTGATATCG GTGGCTCCATTCGGGTCCCATCTGCGTTCAACTTTCTCTACGGCCTGAGACCCAGTCACGGGCGTCTGCCCTACGCAAAGATGGCCAACAGCATGGAAGGACAGGAAACCGTTCATTCCGTTTGCGGACCCCTTGCGCACTCGGTGGAGGACATGAGACTCTTCGTGACTTCTGTGCTAGCGGAACAACCCTGGGAGTTTGACTCCAAGGTGATCCCGATGCCATGGCGGCAGGCCGAAGAAGATgccatcaagaccaagatttCATCCAAGGGCTTGACTTTGGGCTTCTACAACTGCGATGGAGTG GTCCTCCCTCACCCTCCCATCCTTCGCGGTGTGCAGACAGTTGTCGACAAACTGAGGGAAGAAGGCCACACGGTTGTTCCCTGGGAACCATACAAGCACTCGTATGCTGTAGATCTCCTCAACAAGATCTACGCCTCGGATGGCGGAACA GACGTGTTTGAGACGCTGAAGGTTTCTGGCGAGCCCGACATCCCCAATTTTGCCGATTTGATAAATCCGTCCCTACCCAAGCTGGACATGAACGAGCTCTGGAGCGCAAACCTCAAGAAGTGGGATTACCAGCGCGAATACTTGACTGCCATTCGAACCCTGGAAGAGAAGCTTGGCAAGCAGCTGGATGCCATCATAGCGCCCATCACACCCACGGCAACCATCCGGCACGATCAGTTCAAGTATTACGGGTATGCGAGTGTGATCAACCTGCTCGACTTCACGAGTGTTGTTGTGCCAGTTACTTTTGCCGACAAAGCTGTCGACGTTAAGAATGAGTCTTTCAGTCCCCTAACAGATATTGACAGCACGGTTCAAGCAGAAT ACGATCCGGAGGCCTATCATGGCGCACCAGTTGGCGTGCAAATTATTGGACGAAGACTGACGGAGGAACGCACCATGGCGATAGCTGAGGAAATTGGTAAATTGCTTGGGAATGAAACCTCATAG